The following are from one region of the Amycolatopsis sp. QT-25 genome:
- a CDS encoding TM0106 family RecB-like putative nuclease, translating to MYTPSDLADLLECEHRSLLNQALAAGLPGAPRPGSGPDQLAVTHGRAHEAATLDKLRGERSAVVEIDERDPVVAAKATEEALRAGAPVIYQAVFHDDEFSGRADFLMRDDEGRYEVYDTKLARHAKPAAVVQLTAYADALRRAGWPAGPRMHLLLGDHSTRSFRVDDFLPLVDRLRARLRNRPPTLPLPLWADERPACGGCSYAAHCASAREADRDLSLVAGMRGDQRRKLVAAGLGTIDALATATPEDRPRDLSTTSFTTLRAQAAIQVRQDATGRIAYEVIDPAALAELPPPAPGDVFFDMEGDPYALAGEGLEYLFGAVTADDGTKFTPFWAHNRSQEKRAFEEFVDFATARLAEHPGSHVYHYAPYEVTAIKRLAAVHGTREDAVDHLLRSGGLVDLYSVVRKALRVSQRSYSIKYLEPLYMPEARDGDVKTAVSSIEAYEEYLTLTASGETAHADEVLRGIGDYNEYDCVSTLRLFEFLHKVRVEEGIELAEPPDESEVDALLRRTEEDVAAQKRAERATWLAALVDPLLDGLPDDPAGFTGEDRARALLAASVGYHRRETNPAWWEYFRQLAAPLGDLETDNACTVPISLEAGEWVPPSGRVRKAKRSLVLRCDPDRPHPFAPGDDVRLRYGAAARDAKVVSATAVELTLEESCPPDETTADRPVAVLPGSPVRPSPKDDAVADLARLVVDRLPVLPAHPGVDLLRRASPRLRDDRPLPEPGADLVNTVIEAVEALDGSTLAVQGPPGAGKTYLAGRLIAKLVRAGRTIAVTSNSHKAVENVLSAALKNAPDLPCAKRAKRTPDPAAPWEQPKTNPALVKWREEHDTGHLVGGTAWTFANAAIREEPFDLLIIDEAGQFALADALAVSMCAKNLLLLGDPQQLPQVVQGTHPAGAETSALGHLIGEADIIPAELGYFLDETRRMHPAVCSPVSRLSYAGRLHSHPSAAERAIDGVEAGLYLAEVDHHGNTTRSVEEAEAVTALVSELHGRAWTDHGDPRPLGDEDILVVAPYNLQARVVARALEQAGYPGVRVGTVDRFQGQEAPVVITTMTSSSAVDLPRGLDFLLSRNRLNVALSRAQALAIVVCSPRLVEADIRTVDQMRLVSGMLGLMTEAVPWHAGRSDHE from the coding sequence ATGTACACCCCGTCCGATCTCGCCGACCTGCTCGAATGCGAGCACCGCAGCCTTCTGAACCAGGCGCTGGCCGCCGGGCTCCCCGGAGCGCCGCGGCCGGGCTCCGGGCCGGATCAGCTGGCGGTCACGCACGGACGCGCGCACGAGGCCGCGACGCTGGACAAGCTGCGCGGCGAGCGCAGCGCCGTCGTCGAGATCGACGAACGCGACCCGGTCGTCGCCGCGAAGGCCACCGAGGAAGCGCTTCGGGCGGGCGCGCCGGTGATCTACCAGGCGGTCTTCCACGACGACGAGTTCTCCGGCCGTGCCGACTTCCTGATGAGGGACGACGAAGGCCGTTACGAGGTCTACGACACGAAGCTGGCCAGGCACGCCAAGCCCGCGGCGGTAGTACAGCTGACCGCGTACGCCGACGCCTTGCGCCGCGCAGGCTGGCCCGCCGGTCCGCGGATGCACCTGCTGCTCGGTGATCACAGCACCCGCTCGTTCCGCGTCGACGACTTCCTCCCGCTGGTGGACCGGCTCCGCGCCCGGCTGCGGAACCGGCCGCCGACCCTGCCGCTCCCGTTGTGGGCCGACGAACGGCCCGCCTGCGGTGGCTGCTCGTACGCCGCGCATTGCGCGAGCGCCCGCGAAGCGGATCGAGACCTTTCGCTGGTCGCCGGGATGCGCGGTGACCAACGGCGGAAACTCGTCGCCGCGGGTCTCGGCACCATCGACGCGCTCGCGACCGCCACCCCGGAGGATCGGCCGCGCGACCTCTCGACGACCTCGTTCACCACGCTGCGTGCCCAGGCCGCGATCCAGGTCCGGCAGGACGCCACCGGGCGGATCGCCTACGAGGTCATCGATCCGGCCGCGCTGGCCGAGCTGCCGCCGCCCGCGCCCGGTGACGTCTTCTTCGACATGGAAGGCGATCCCTACGCCCTGGCCGGCGAAGGGCTCGAGTACCTCTTCGGCGCGGTGACCGCGGACGACGGCACGAAGTTCACACCGTTCTGGGCGCACAACCGGTCGCAGGAGAAGCGGGCCTTCGAGGAGTTCGTCGACTTCGCCACCGCGCGGCTCGCGGAACATCCCGGTTCGCACGTCTACCACTACGCGCCGTACGAGGTCACCGCGATCAAACGGCTCGCCGCCGTGCACGGGACCCGTGAGGACGCCGTCGACCATCTCTTGCGCAGCGGCGGGCTGGTGGACCTGTATTCCGTGGTGCGCAAGGCACTCCGGGTGTCGCAGCGGTCGTACTCCATCAAGTACCTCGAGCCGCTCTACATGCCCGAAGCCCGCGACGGTGACGTCAAGACGGCGGTCTCGAGCATCGAGGCCTACGAGGAGTACCTGACGCTCACCGCTTCCGGCGAGACCGCACACGCGGACGAAGTGCTGCGCGGGATCGGCGACTACAACGAATACGACTGCGTCTCGACGCTGCGGTTGTTCGAGTTCCTCCACAAGGTCCGCGTGGAGGAAGGGATCGAGCTCGCCGAGCCGCCCGACGAGTCCGAGGTGGACGCTCTGCTTCGCCGGACCGAAGAGGACGTCGCGGCCCAGAAACGCGCGGAACGCGCCACGTGGCTGGCCGCGCTGGTCGATCCGCTGCTGGACGGGCTTCCCGACGATCCGGCCGGGTTCACCGGCGAGGATCGCGCCCGTGCCCTGCTGGCCGCGTCCGTCGGCTATCACCGCCGCGAGACGAATCCCGCGTGGTGGGAGTACTTCCGCCAGCTGGCGGCCCCACTCGGTGATCTGGAGACCGACAACGCGTGCACCGTCCCGATTTCGCTGGAGGCGGGGGAATGGGTCCCGCCTTCGGGCCGGGTCCGCAAGGCGAAACGCTCGCTCGTGCTGCGCTGCGACCCGGACCGGCCGCATCCCTTCGCCCCCGGTGACGACGTCCGGCTGCGGTACGGGGCGGCCGCGCGGGACGCGAAGGTCGTCTCGGCCACGGCCGTCGAACTGACCCTCGAGGAAAGCTGCCCACCCGACGAAACCACCGCCGACAGGCCGGTGGCGGTGCTGCCGGGCAGCCCGGTCCGGCCTTCCCCCAAGGACGACGCCGTCGCGGACCTCGCCCGTCTCGTCGTTGACAGGTTGCCGGTGCTGCCCGCCCATCCCGGCGTCGACCTGCTCCGGCGCGCGTCGCCCCGGCTGCGTGACGATCGCCCCCTGCCCGAGCCCGGGGCCGATCTGGTGAACACGGTGATCGAAGCCGTCGAGGCGCTCGACGGTTCCACGCTCGCCGTCCAGGGTCCGCCCGGCGCGGGCAAGACGTACCTCGCGGGCAGGCTGATCGCCAAGCTGGTGCGCGCGGGCAGGACGATCGCCGTCACCTCGAACAGTCACAAGGCCGTGGAGAACGTGCTGTCCGCCGCGCTGAAGAACGCCCCGGACCTGCCGTGTGCCAAACGCGCCAAGCGGACCCCGGATCCGGCCGCGCCCTGGGAGCAGCCGAAGACCAATCCCGCGCTGGTGAAATGGCGCGAGGAGCACGACACCGGCCATCTGGTCGGCGGGACCGCGTGGACGTTCGCGAACGCCGCGATCCGGGAAGAGCCCTTCGACCTGCTGATCATCGACGAGGCGGGCCAGTTCGCCCTCGCCGACGCGCTCGCGGTGTCGATGTGCGCCAAGAACCTCCTGCTGCTGGGTGATCCGCAGCAGCTGCCGCAGGTCGTGCAGGGCACGCATCCGGCGGGCGCCGAGACGTCCGCGCTCGGGCATCTGATCGGCGAGGCCGACATCATCCCGGCCGAACTCGGATACTTCCTCGACGAGACCCGCCGGATGCATCCGGCCGTCTGCTCTCCGGTGTCCCGGCTGTCCTACGCGGGCCGCCTGCACTCGCATCCTTCGGCGGCCGAGCGGGCGATCGACGGTGTCGAGGCGGGTCTGTACCTCGCGGAGGTCGACCACCACGGCAACACGACACGGTCGGTCGAGGAGGCCGAGGCGGTCACCGCGCTCGTCTCCGAACTCCACGGCCGCGCCTGGACCGATCACGGCGATCCCCGCCCGCTCGGCGACGAGGACATCCTGGTCGTGGCGCCGTACAACCTCCAGGCCCGCGTCGTGGCGCGTGCCCTGGAGCAGGCCGGGTATCCGGGCGTCCGGGTGGGCACCGTCGACCGGTTCCAGGGGCAGGAGGCACCGGTGGTGATCACCACCATGACCTCGTCGTCGGCGGTCGACCTGCCGCGTGGCCTGGACTTCCTGCTCTCCCGCAACCGGCTCAACGTCGCGCTCTCGCGGGCTCAGGCGCTCGCGATCGTGGTCTGCTCGCCGCGGCTGGTCGAGGCCGACATCCGCACGGTCGACCAGATGCGGCTGGTTTCGGGCATGCTCGGGTTGATGACCGAAGCCGTGCCCTGGCACGCAGGACGGAGTGACCATGAGTGA
- a CDS encoding MarR family transcriptional regulator, translated as MSDLVRDYRLLIADVYELAGLSRRISEREAAGLGTTVARWHVLSTVSEAPLAVPAISRRLGQVRQAVQRVVDDLAEAGHLSVEPNPSHRRSSLYAITSEGTRLLQRLWDASESRCDVLEDSGVTHEELRQARDTLRRLSAALGS; from the coding sequence ATGAGCGACCTCGTCCGCGACTACCGGCTGCTGATCGCCGACGTCTACGAACTCGCGGGACTGAGCCGCCGCATCAGCGAGCGGGAAGCGGCCGGGCTGGGCACGACGGTGGCCCGCTGGCACGTGCTGAGCACGGTGTCCGAAGCACCCCTCGCCGTGCCCGCCATCTCACGACGGCTGGGCCAGGTCCGCCAAGCCGTGCAGCGCGTCGTGGACGACCTCGCCGAAGCAGGCCACCTGAGCGTGGAGCCGAATCCTTCGCATCGCCGCTCATCCCTGTACGCCATCACGTCCGAGGGCACCCGGTTGCTGCAACGGCTCTGGGACGCGAGCGAATCCCGGTGCGACGTACTCGAAGACAGCGGTGTCACCCACGAGGAGCTGCGGCAAGCCCGCGACACGCTGCGCAGGTTGTCAGCCGCGCTCGGCTCCTGA
- a CDS encoding sigma-70 family RNA polymerase sigma factor, with product MDEVAPSTVPADSRAAATAGRLPNPDSRLVRAAVAGDPVAVRELLRFLSPHVFRYCAGRVGSTGTGACDAQDCAQDVLQAVLIALPRYRYRPDRFLAFVLGIAGHKVADLHRRRSREPVAWVSEIGDGLTLWVRRDPDEIERLEHRWQAGTLLARLPMPHREVVALRFVFGLSAEETAERLGLPSAGAVRAAQFRALARLRALLTERTIRHASDVPIMGQIPVPELVPV from the coding sequence TTGGACGAGGTAGCGCCCTCGACGGTACCCGCGGATTCCCGTGCCGCCGCCACGGCGGGCCGATTGCCCAATCCGGACAGCAGATTGGTCCGAGCGGCCGTCGCCGGTGATCCGGTCGCGGTCCGGGAACTGCTCCGTTTCCTTTCCCCGCACGTGTTCCGCTATTGCGCGGGCAGAGTCGGGAGCACCGGCACGGGAGCCTGTGACGCGCAGGACTGCGCGCAAGACGTGCTGCAGGCGGTGCTGATCGCCCTGCCCCGCTACCGGTACCGCCCGGACCGGTTCCTCGCGTTCGTCCTCGGGATCGCCGGGCACAAGGTGGCCGACCTCCATCGGCGGCGTTCCCGCGAACCGGTCGCCTGGGTCTCGGAGATCGGCGACGGACTGACGCTCTGGGTCCGCCGCGATCCGGACGAGATCGAACGGCTGGAGCATCGATGGCAAGCCGGGACCCTGCTGGCGAGATTGCCGATGCCGCACCGGGAGGTGGTCGCCCTCCGGTTCGTGTTCGGCCTTTCGGCCGAGGAGACGGCCGAAAGGCTCGGCCTCCCGAGTGCCGGAGCGGTCCGCGCGGCCCAGTTCCGGGCGCTCGCGCGGTTGCGGGCCCTGCTCACCGAGCGCACCATCCGTCACGCGAGCGATGTCCCGATCATGGGACAAATCCCCGTACCGGAACTCGTCCCGGTATAG
- a CDS encoding alpha/beta fold hydrolase → MPLKLATVVAACCALLGGFLVAAPAAAVDVRCSDLELPVTGPLGAPATVHGRLCLPEDPVPKAVQLLVHGGTYNSAYWDLPYDPDRYSYQRDMAKHGYATFAADQLGSGGSSKPFSLPLLLPVLARSMHEVVGHLRAGRVGGTPFEKVVIVGHSVGSGIVAAEASTYQDVDGVILTGVTHLPSVPALTLGVLFGLQPAFADGKLGSVGGDPLYFTTKPGARAGLFYATENADPRVIEADEATKDQVAVPGMGTVAVFGIVLPATKAIRVPVFQAIGEKDILFCGLFALRDCSHAQTLRPAEAPYYRPEAELSTYVLPGAGHSLALHRNASHYREATRDWLRDKVGIAVP, encoded by the coding sequence ATGCCGCTCAAATTGGCCACGGTGGTGGCCGCCTGCTGCGCGCTCCTCGGTGGTTTCCTGGTCGCCGCCCCGGCCGCGGCCGTCGACGTCCGCTGTTCCGACCTGGAGCTGCCGGTCACCGGCCCGCTCGGCGCGCCCGCCACGGTGCACGGCCGGCTCTGCCTGCCCGAAGACCCGGTGCCCAAGGCGGTCCAGCTGCTGGTGCACGGCGGCACGTACAACAGCGCCTACTGGGACCTGCCGTACGACCCGGATCGCTACTCCTATCAGCGGGACATGGCCAAGCACGGCTACGCGACCTTCGCCGCGGATCAGCTCGGTTCGGGCGGGAGCAGCAAACCGTTCAGCCTTCCGCTCCTGCTGCCGGTACTGGCACGGTCGATGCACGAGGTGGTCGGTCACCTGCGCGCGGGACGGGTCGGCGGCACGCCGTTCGAGAAGGTCGTGATCGTCGGGCATTCGGTCGGTTCGGGCATCGTCGCGGCCGAGGCCTCGACGTATCAGGACGTGGACGGCGTGATCCTCACCGGCGTCACGCATCTTCCGTCGGTACCCGCCTTGACCCTCGGCGTGCTTTTCGGCCTTCAGCCCGCCTTCGCGGACGGCAAGCTCGGTTCGGTCGGTGGCGATCCGCTCTATTTCACGACCAAACCGGGAGCGCGGGCCGGGCTGTTCTACGCGACGGAAAATGCCGATCCGCGGGTCATCGAGGCGGACGAGGCGACCAAGGATCAGGTCGCGGTCCCGGGAATGGGAACCGTCGCCGTGTTCGGCATCGTGCTGCCCGCGACGAAAGCGATCAGGGTGCCGGTTTTCCAGGCGATCGGGGAGAAGGACATCCTGTTCTGTGGTCTGTTCGCGCTTCGGGACTGCTCGCACGCACAGACGTTACGTCCGGCGGAAGCGCCGTACTACCGGCCCGAAGCCGAACTTTCCACGTATGTTCTGCCCGGTGCCGGGCATTCGCTGGCATTGCACCGGAATGCGTCCCACTATCGGGAGGCCACTCGCGATTGGCTGAGGGACAAGGTCGGTATTGCAGTACCGTAG
- a CDS encoding IS30 family transposase — translation MRVHRWLPRSVRVGFWDQVRAGVAAKPAARAVGLSPTTGVRLFRQAGGVIGNAPARPGPLRLSLAEREEIACLKAAGQGPRAIGRAIGRPASTVSRELARNTGSSGRYRAVSAQHTAENRAKRPKAAKLAADTVLRDVVQDRLNRKWSPRQIARRLVLEFPDQPEMRVSHETIYQALYVQGKGALRRELTQALRTGRALRMPRRQAQARRARPAGRIPDMVNISERPAEVTDRAVPGHWEGDLILGKNNKSAIGTLVERSTRFVMLLHLPHGRDAATVAAAMTETIQTLPPLLLKSLTWDQGKEMAHHKKITLATGIDIYFCDPHAPWQRGTNENTNGLLRQYFPTSTDLSQHTAADLARVAAELNGRPRETLDWHTPAEALEALLSNQQTMRVATTM, via the coding sequence GTGCGGGTTCATCGGTGGCTGCCGCGGTCGGTGCGGGTGGGGTTTTGGGATCAGGTCCGGGCCGGGGTGGCGGCGAAGCCGGCGGCCCGGGCGGTGGGGCTGTCCCCGACGACGGGGGTGCGGTTGTTCCGGCAGGCTGGCGGGGTGATCGGTAACGCACCTGCTCGGCCTGGTCCCCTCCGGTTGAGCCTGGCCGAGCGGGAAGAGATCGCCTGCCTGAAAGCCGCGGGCCAGGGGCCCCGGGCGATCGGGCGGGCGATCGGCCGTCCGGCCTCGACCGTGTCCCGCGAGCTGGCCCGCAACACCGGTTCCTCCGGCCGCTATCGGGCTGTCAGCGCGCAGCACACGGCCGAGAACCGTGCGAAACGCCCGAAGGCCGCGAAACTGGCCGCGGACACCGTGTTGCGGGACGTGGTGCAGGACAGGCTGAACCGTAAATGGTCCCCGCGTCAGATCGCGCGGAGACTGGTGCTGGAGTTCCCCGACCAGCCGGAGATGCGGGTGTCCCACGAAACGATCTACCAAGCACTGTATGTCCAGGGAAAAGGCGCGCTGCGCCGCGAACTCACCCAGGCGTTGCGGACCGGGCGGGCACTGCGGATGCCCCGCCGGCAGGCCCAGGCCCGCCGGGCCCGGCCCGCGGGCAGGATCCCCGACATGGTCAACATCTCCGAACGGCCCGCCGAGGTCACCGACCGCGCCGTCCCCGGGCATTGGGAAGGCGACCTGATCCTGGGCAAGAACAACAAATCCGCGATCGGGACCCTGGTCGAACGATCGACCCGGTTCGTGATGCTGCTGCACCTGCCCCACGGACGCGACGCCGCCACCGTCGCCGCCGCCATGACCGAGACCATCCAGACGCTGCCGCCGCTGCTGCTGAAATCCTTGACCTGGGACCAGGGCAAGGAAATGGCCCACCACAAAAAGATCACCCTGGCCACCGGGATCGACATCTACTTCTGCGACCCACACGCACCCTGGCAACGCGGAACCAACGAGAACACCAACGGACTACTCCGCCAATACTTCCCCACAAGCACCGACCTGTCCCAGCACACCGCCGCAGACCTCGCACGAGTCGCCGCCGAACTCAACGGCCGCCCCCGCGAAACCCTCGACTGGCACACACCCGCCGAAGCCCTCGAAGCACTACTCTCCAACCAACAAACAATGCGTGTTGCAACCACCATGTGA
- the ligD gene encoding non-homologous end-joining DNA ligase encodes MTVHNPDKVFYPADNLTKGDVVEHYRRVADVMLPQLRGRPLTVRRFPDGIDAEGWFQKHPSEHFPDWIHVAEVPRRSDGTDEYVVCDDVETLVYLADQGAVEFHVWLSTVEAPDRPDRLVLDLDPPDGTPVTELRSVARRIRDRYGDLGLTAFVQATGGRGFHILTPLDAEADTDLVLKLSRKIADSVAADDPDRLTTAQRKDKRGDRIFLDANRNGYAQTFVAPYSLRARPGAAAATPLDWPELGKAEPDGWNPARLRRRLARKEDPWRHLDSHTGSAEAALEKFS; translated from the coding sequence ATGACGGTGCACAATCCGGACAAGGTGTTCTACCCCGCCGACAACCTGACCAAGGGTGACGTCGTCGAGCATTACCGCCGCGTCGCGGACGTCATGCTCCCGCAGCTGCGCGGCCGTCCGCTGACGGTGCGCCGGTTCCCGGACGGGATCGACGCCGAAGGCTGGTTCCAGAAGCATCCGAGCGAGCATTTCCCGGACTGGATCCACGTCGCCGAGGTACCCCGCCGGTCCGACGGCACCGACGAGTACGTGGTCTGCGACGACGTCGAGACGCTGGTCTACCTCGCCGATCAGGGCGCCGTCGAGTTCCATGTCTGGCTGTCCACTGTGGAGGCGCCGGATCGGCCGGATCGGTTGGTGCTCGACCTCGACCCACCGGACGGGACACCGGTCACCGAACTGCGCTCGGTGGCCCGCCGCATCCGCGACCGCTATGGCGACCTGGGGCTCACGGCCTTCGTCCAGGCGACGGGCGGCCGGGGTTTCCACATCCTGACACCGCTGGACGCCGAGGCGGACACCGACCTCGTCCTGAAACTGTCGCGGAAGATCGCGGACAGTGTCGCCGCCGACGATCCCGACCGGCTGACCACCGCACAGCGCAAGGACAAGCGCGGCGACCGGATCTTCCTCGACGCGAACCGGAACGGCTACGCGCAGACCTTCGTCGCGCCGTATTCGCTGCGCGCCCGTCCCGGCGCCGCGGCCGCCACCCCGCTCGACTGGCCGGAACTGGGCAAGGCCGAGCCGGACGGCTGGAATCCGGCCAGACTGCGTCGGCGGCTGGCGCGCAAGGAGGACCCTTGGCGGCACCTGGACTCTCACACCGGCTCGGCCGAAGCCGCGCTCGAGAAGTTCTCTTGA
- a CDS encoding GntR family transcriptional regulator codes for MRRTEVEDRLRRLIERRRPGEVLPSERALSTEIGVSRPTLRAAIDELERDGLVVREHGRGTFTAPRKISQDLVPATGGDQFAPPAEGHWTSRVIEFATIPAGARLGKRLEVSPGRTLVAVTRVRVVEEAPMAIERILVPRDLVPDITAAGFESGSLYELLRTRYEIVPATAVQVIEPTVTDVDESGLLGVPQHSPALLFERTTRDDGGRVIEYTRSIYRGDRYRITSHLTFDHTSG; via the coding sequence ATGCGGCGAACAGAGGTCGAGGATCGGCTCCGCCGGCTCATCGAGCGGCGGCGGCCCGGTGAGGTTCTGCCTTCGGAACGCGCGCTGAGCACCGAAATCGGCGTCTCGCGCCCCACCCTGCGGGCCGCGATCGACGAGCTGGAACGCGACGGTCTCGTGGTCCGCGAACACGGCCGCGGCACGTTCACCGCACCACGCAAGATCTCCCAGGATCTCGTGCCCGCCACCGGCGGTGACCAGTTCGCCCCGCCCGCCGAAGGCCACTGGACCAGCCGGGTGATCGAGTTCGCCACCATCCCGGCGGGTGCCCGGCTCGGGAAACGACTCGAGGTCTCCCCCGGCCGCACACTGGTGGCCGTCACGCGCGTCCGCGTCGTCGAAGAGGCGCCGATGGCGATCGAACGCATCCTGGTCCCGCGGGATCTCGTGCCGGACATCACGGCCGCGGGCTTCGAGTCCGGCTCGTTATACGAACTGCTCCGCACCCGGTACGAGATCGTCCCCGCGACGGCCGTGCAGGTCATCGAACCGACCGTCACCGACGTGGACGAATCCGGCCTGCTCGGCGTGCCGCAGCACTCCCCCGCGCTGCTGTTCGAGCGCACCACCCGCGACGACGGCGGCCGCGTGATCGAGTACACCCGCTCGATCTACCGCGGTGACCGCTACCGGATCACGTCGCATCTGACGTTCGACCACACCTCCGGCTGA
- a CDS encoding EAL domain-containing protein, producing MTSPLPDGDEFSVSPDAPKRTASSTAPKRKNAAPTRATLARKWAYLVTGTAYLPYTHAQIEEHFAGLLDEVFAAVLSEDAEPVQAADAGARLVALRCVGPDSLRRTMDVLGKGLLHEPELRSVKSLPERVLQVLGALASGYGEALRESIQTQQEDLSRTLVTIERETRRELVLTQARFEQLFAGSATGVAVTRVDGRVQRVNPAFAEMLNRPVTDLTGLNLYELVHPEDAEGLREGYRKLLEGESQRLELTRRLAADDEEPMWAGFTGAVIRDPAGEAQQLITLVDGDTDVSLLQRQLSRQALHDPLTGLPNRQCFGTRLERALRHADPSFGVTVYHLDLDGFSLIAGGLGQKQSDDLLKNVAAKLRAVVGGEDALVARIGGDEFGILIQNTAASPDVTTVIGMLNQELSEPVYLEGGSGVAVSACVGVVHRPPRDIAPNKLLRVSDMTLRRAQANGYRQWAMSDSVLDTRERHEFGLAVSMAGAWETGEVEVHFRPLTWLADSRPAGIEARLAWNHPRHGRIGHDTCVRFANDTGLVVPLGEWLIRTACEEADDRLPMVVSLTPNQAADPDLVGSVRNVLAATGLGPSRLRLGFPAGAVLAELGETVDNLHLLAEIGVDAELQDFGAAGDVVCLVDVPVKTVRIAPRLAERRTEPLAERSLRNLIETATLAGATVIADGIDSTGDAGWWRSAGAHIGAGRYFG from the coding sequence GTGACCTCCCCACTTCCGGACGGCGATGAGTTCTCCGTATCGCCGGACGCCCCGAAGAGAACCGCATCCTCCACAGCGCCGAAGCGGAAGAACGCCGCGCCGACCCGCGCCACGCTGGCCCGCAAATGGGCCTACCTGGTCACCGGAACGGCGTATCTTCCGTACACCCACGCCCAGATCGAGGAACATTTCGCCGGCCTGCTGGACGAAGTCTTCGCGGCGGTCCTCAGCGAGGACGCGGAGCCCGTGCAGGCCGCCGATGCCGGGGCACGGCTCGTCGCGCTCAGGTGCGTCGGGCCGGACAGTCTCCGGCGCACGATGGACGTACTCGGCAAGGGACTCTTGCACGAGCCGGAGTTGCGGAGCGTGAAGTCGCTTCCCGAACGGGTCCTGCAGGTGCTCGGCGCACTCGCGTCCGGTTACGGCGAGGCGTTGCGTGAGAGCATCCAAACCCAGCAAGAGGATCTGAGTCGTACCTTGGTCACGATCGAACGCGAGACCCGGCGTGAGCTGGTGCTCACCCAGGCACGTTTCGAGCAGCTGTTCGCCGGTTCGGCGACCGGGGTCGCCGTCACCAGGGTGGACGGCCGCGTCCAGCGGGTGAACCCGGCGTTCGCCGAAATGCTGAACCGGCCCGTCACCGATCTGACCGGGCTCAACCTCTACGAGCTGGTTCATCCGGAAGACGCCGAGGGCTTGCGCGAGGGTTACCGGAAGCTGCTCGAAGGCGAGAGCCAGCGGCTGGAGCTGACGCGAAGACTCGCGGCCGACGACGAGGAACCGATGTGGGCAGGCTTCACCGGCGCGGTGATCCGCGACCCGGCGGGCGAGGCCCAGCAGTTGATCACGCTCGTCGACGGCGACACCGACGTTTCGTTGCTGCAGCGGCAGCTGAGCCGTCAGGCCCTGCACGATCCGTTGACCGGCCTGCCGAACAGGCAGTGCTTCGGCACTCGCCTCGAACGGGCGCTGCGGCACGCCGACCCGTCGTTCGGCGTCACGGTCTACCACCTCGACCTCGACGGGTTCTCACTGATCGCCGGCGGGCTCGGCCAGAAACAGAGCGACGACCTGCTGAAGAACGTCGCCGCGAAGCTGCGTGCCGTCGTCGGCGGCGAGGACGCACTCGTCGCCAGGATCGGCGGTGACGAGTTCGGCATCCTCATCCAGAACACCGCGGCCAGTCCCGACGTCACCACCGTGATCGGCATGCTCAATCAGGAGCTGTCCGAACCGGTCTACCTCGAAGGCGGCAGCGGGGTCGCGGTATCGGCCTGCGTCGGGGTGGTGCACCGGCCGCCGAGGGACATCGCGCCGAACAAACTGCTGCGCGTCTCCGACATGACACTGCGCCGGGCGCAGGCCAACGGCTATCGCCAGTGGGCGATGTCCGACTCCGTCCTCGACACCAGGGAGCGGCACGAGTTCGGCCTTGCCGTCTCGATGGCGGGCGCCTGGGAGACCGGCGAGGTCGAAGTGCACTTCCGGCCGCTGACCTGGCTGGCGGACAGCAGGCCCGCGGGTATCGAGGCGAGGCTCGCCTGGAACCATCCGCGCCACGGCCGGATCGGTCACGACACGTGCGTCCGCTTCGCGAACGACACCGGTCTCGTCGTGCCGCTCGGCGAATGGCTCATCCGCACCGCGTGCGAAGAGGCGGACGACAGGCTCCCGATGGTGGTGAGCCTGACGCCGAACCAGGCCGCGGATCCCGATCTCGTCGGATCGGTGCGGAACGTGCTCGCCGCGACCGGTCTGGGCCCGTCACGGCTGCGACTGGGCTTCCCGGCGGGCGCCGTGCTCGCCGAACTCGGGGAGACCGTGGACAACCTGCACCTCCTCGCCGAGATCGGGGTGGACGCGGAACTGCAGGACTTCGGCGCGGCCGGTGACGTCGTCTGCCTCGTGGACGTGCCGGTGAAGACGGTCCGGATCGCTCCCCGGCTGGCGGAGCGGCGGACGGAACCACTGGCGGAGCGGTCACTGCGGAACCTCATCGAGACCGCGACCTTGGCGGGCGCGACGGTGATCGCGGACGGGATCGATTCGACCGGCGACGCGGGATGGTGGCGATCCGCCGGTGCTCACATCGGGGCGGGACGGTACTTCGGTTAG